In one Desulfoferula mesophila genomic region, the following are encoded:
- a CDS encoding nitroreductase family protein: protein MELMQAIRERRSIRKFDDRPVSDEVVARLMEAVMFSPSWANTQCWELVQVKDPARREGLQHTLSKGNPATKAIVSAPALFVICARLEASGYYNGKVTTKFGDWFMFDLGIACQSLCLAAFDQGLGTVVVGLFDHDAAGKVINLPSGYEVVAMIPAGYPAQEVKAPKRRPPEEFLRVDGF from the coding sequence ATGGAACTGATGCAGGCCATCCGGGAGCGCAGGAGCATCCGCAAATTCGACGATCGTCCGGTGAGCGACGAGGTGGTGGCAAGACTGATGGAAGCGGTGATGTTCTCTCCCTCCTGGGCCAACACCCAGTGCTGGGAGTTGGTGCAGGTGAAAGATCCGGCCCGGCGCGAAGGGTTGCAGCATACCCTGAGCAAGGGCAACCCCGCCACCAAGGCCATCGTCAGCGCTCCCGCCCTGTTCGTGATTTGCGCCCGCCTGGAAGCCTCGGGATATTATAATGGGAAGGTGACCACCAAGTTTGGCGATTGGTTCATGTTCGACCTGGGCATAGCCTGCCAGAGCCTGTGCCTGGCCGCCTTTGACCAGGGCCTTGGCACGGTCGTCGTGGGCCTTTTTGACCACGACGCGGCCGGCAAGGTGATCAATTTGCCTTCGGGCTACGAAGTGGTGGCCATGATACCGGCGGGATACCCGGCCCAGGAGGTAAAAGCCCCCAAGCGGCGGCCTCCCGAGGAGTTTCTGCGGGTGGACGGGTTTTAG
- a CDS encoding class II fructose-bisphosphate aldolase → MSSTYAQDFAKALQIGRPPNITRLFPNSKALLVSGKVIDRALSAKGKAMTIAANGRNHFVIQGALKAAQRANAAIILEIAKSEGGRGAYCATNYWNLARQADQVMNELGITVPVAIHADHYAVKNAKDLEEAKVEVPSMFEAGITSIAIDASHQPDPDNLLASLAINPYIPAWAGLETEVGEIKGSEGLSTAKEALFLIQGLNAHGISPDWIALNNGTAHGIQTSEQGIQVELTAEIHQALTAYKVSGAQHGTSGNNSDRLRRIAQETNTTKANVATALQMISWGVEVDEYGNAALDGDGNLIKVPGQGMSEEMWAEMMAYAQEKGWKGGNTKKLNLPFENKLLAQPASVRHRMVDGVERFVYDLITKVFNAQDTAPLGVEAILQAGGFDLGPKAQRIEDPAKWSEDYIRATGATVGGDKGPKGNFED, encoded by the coding sequence ATGTCCAGCACCTACGCCCAAGACTTCGCCAAAGCGCTCCAGATAGGACGCCCGCCCAACATCACCCGCCTGTTCCCCAACTCCAAGGCCCTGCTGGTCAGCGGCAAGGTCATCGACCGAGCGCTGTCGGCCAAGGGCAAGGCCATGACCATCGCGGCCAACGGGCGCAACCACTTCGTGATTCAAGGCGCCCTCAAGGCGGCCCAACGGGCCAACGCGGCCATTATCCTGGAGATCGCCAAGAGCGAGGGCGGGCGCGGCGCCTACTGCGCCACCAACTACTGGAACCTGGCCCGCCAGGCCGACCAGGTCATGAACGAGCTGGGCATCACCGTGCCGGTGGCGATTCACGCCGATCACTACGCGGTGAAAAACGCCAAAGACCTGGAGGAGGCCAAGGTCGAGGTGCCCTCCATGTTCGAGGCGGGCATCACCTCCATCGCCATCGACGCATCCCACCAGCCCGACCCGGACAACCTGCTGGCCAGCCTGGCCATCAACCCCTACATCCCCGCCTGGGCCGGCCTGGAGACCGAGGTGGGCGAGATCAAGGGCAGCGAGGGGCTCTCCACCGCCAAGGAGGCCCTGTTCCTCATCCAGGGGCTCAACGCCCACGGCATATCCCCGGATTGGATCGCGCTCAACAACGGCACCGCCCACGGCATCCAGACCTCCGAGCAGGGCATCCAGGTCGAGCTGACCGCCGAGATTCACCAGGCCCTTACTGCCTACAAGGTATCCGGGGCCCAGCACGGCACCAGCGGCAACAACTCCGACCGCCTGCGGCGCATCGCCCAGGAGACCAACACCACCAAGGCCAACGTGGCCACCGCCCTGCAGATGATCTCCTGGGGGGTCGAGGTGGACGAATACGGCAACGCGGCCCTGGACGGCGACGGCAACCTGATCAAGGTTCCCGGCCAGGGCATGTCCGAGGAAATGTGGGCCGAGATGATGGCCTATGCCCAGGAAAAGGGCTGGAAGGGCGGCAACACCAAAAAGCTCAACCTGCCTTTTGAAAACAAGCTGCTGGCCCAGCCCGCCTCGGTGCGCCACCGCATGGTCGATGGCGTGGAGCGCTTTGTCTACGACCTGATCACCAAGGTGTTCAACGCCCAGGACACCGCGCCCCTGGGAGTCGAGGCCATTCTCCAGGCGGGCGGCTTCGACCTGGGCCCCAAGGCCCAGCGCATCGAAGACCCGGCCAAATGGAGCGAGGATTACATCCGCGCCACCGGCGCCACCGTGGGCGGCGACAAGGGGCCCAAGGGCAACTTCGAGGACTAG
- a CDS encoding Nif3-like dinuclear metal center hexameric protein, with product MSGKPATIGDFMEAMERWAPAWSAESWDKVGLQVGDPAAPAPKVWTALELDEPLLAAALEAKVALLLLHHPVLFQPLEQLRVDSPATARLIKAASEPLAIFAAHTNLDSAPGGVNDVLGERLGLSELTPLVPAQNQDIAKLVVFTPPEAMEEISRALFDVGAGNIGDYRECSFAAVGVGSFWAPPDGHPYLGRPGEKEMLEELRLEMVVPAGRVPQALDAIRRTHPYEEPAVDVYHLRQSAPGFGMGRVGSLAAPRRSEVFAAWAAAELEAGWAHLGGRAPEVIERVAVVGGSGGDLLPQAAAAGAQLLVTGEARHHTAEQAADLGLGILCLGHYQTEAVIVEPWARRLRRELTDQGLVSTIEPYTGGIDPWRPVVPEEE from the coding sequence ATGTCCGGCAAGCCAGCCACAATCGGCGATTTCATGGAGGCGATGGAGCGGTGGGCTCCCGCCTGGAGCGCCGAGAGCTGGGACAAGGTGGGCCTGCAGGTGGGAGACCCGGCTGCCCCGGCCCCCAAGGTCTGGACCGCCCTGGAGCTGGACGAGCCGCTGTTGGCCGCGGCCCTGGAGGCCAAGGTCGCCCTGCTCTTGCTGCATCACCCGGTATTGTTCCAGCCCCTGGAGCAACTGCGGGTGGACTCCCCGGCGACCGCCCGCCTGATCAAAGCCGCCAGTGAACCCCTGGCCATCTTCGCAGCCCACACCAACCTTGACTCCGCCCCCGGCGGAGTCAATGACGTTTTGGGGGAGCGTTTGGGCCTGAGCGAGCTCACCCCCCTGGTTCCCGCGCAAAACCAAGACATCGCCAAGCTGGTGGTTTTCACCCCGCCCGAGGCCATGGAGGAAATCTCCCGGGCCCTTTTTGACGTGGGGGCCGGAAACATCGGCGACTACCGCGAATGCTCCTTCGCCGCCGTGGGGGTGGGGAGCTTTTGGGCCCCGCCCGACGGCCATCCCTACCTGGGCCGCCCCGGTGAAAAGGAGATGCTGGAGGAGTTGCGCCTGGAAATGGTGGTGCCCGCCGGACGGGTGCCCCAGGCCCTGGACGCGATTCGCCGGACTCACCCCTACGAAGAGCCGGCGGTGGACGTATATCACCTGCGCCAAAGCGCCCCGGGCTTTGGCATGGGCCGGGTGGGAAGCCTGGCCGCGCCCCGGCGAAGCGAGGTTTTCGCCGCGTGGGCGGCGGCCGAGTTGGAAGCGGGCTGGGCTCACCTGGGCGGGCGGGCGCCCGAGGTTATCGAGCGGGTGGCCGTGGTGGGCGGCTCGGGCGGCGACCTGCTGCCCCAGGCGGCCGCGGCCGGGGCCCAGTTGCTGGTCACCGGCGAAGCCCGCCATCACACCGCCGAACAGGCGGCGGACCTGGGCCTGGGCATCCTGTGCCTGGGCCACTACCAAACCGAGGCGGTGATCGTGGAGCCCTGGGCTCGCCGCCTGCGTCGTGAACTGACCGACCAGGGCCTGGTCAGCACCATTGAACCATACACCGGCGGGATCGATCCCTGGAGGCCGGTTGTCCCAGAGGAGGAATAA
- a CDS encoding zinc ribbon domain-containing protein has product MFDQLRLLIRLQAVDKTLFDLGQERDVIPGRLADLTQAEQALHGQLEAQQTQLDQVLKRKADLEEIADNVRARLRRAENRLMGSKSGKEYQAANAEIDDGKDSLKDTENQLLEVMEQVEALEKKVAGLKERHDQLAAASQEERTQLEERYHNTDTEISRLAGTREELATEIDKGLMKDYDFIRQARDGVALAAVSEGTCTVCHMTIPPQQFNELQRMDKIMSCPSCRRLIYWAEAEQLKEDQ; this is encoded by the coding sequence TTGTTTGATCAATTGCGTCTGTTGATAAGGCTGCAAGCCGTAGACAAAACCCTGTTCGACCTTGGGCAGGAGAGGGACGTCATACCAGGCCGTTTGGCCGATCTGACCCAAGCCGAGCAGGCCCTGCATGGCCAGTTGGAAGCCCAACAGACTCAGTTGGACCAGGTGCTCAAGCGCAAGGCGGACTTAGAAGAGATCGCCGACAACGTGCGCGCCCGCCTGCGCCGGGCCGAAAACCGCCTCATGGGCTCCAAGAGCGGCAAGGAGTACCAGGCGGCCAACGCCGAGATCGACGACGGCAAGGATTCCCTCAAGGACACCGAAAACCAGCTCCTGGAAGTAATGGAGCAGGTGGAGGCCCTGGAAAAGAAAGTCGCCGGCCTCAAGGAGCGCCATGACCAGTTGGCCGCCGCCTCCCAGGAGGAGCGGACCCAGCTGGAGGAGCGCTACCACAACACCGACACCGAAATCTCGCGCCTGGCCGGCACCCGCGAAGAGTTGGCCACCGAGATAGACAAAGGCCTGATGAAGGACTACGACTTCATCCGCCAGGCCCGCGACGGCGTGGCCCTGGCCGCGGTGAGCGAAGGCACCTGCACCGTGTGCCACATGACCATACCCCCCCAGCAGTTCAACGAGTTGCAGCGCATGGACAAGATCATGTCCTGCCCCTCCTGCCGCCGCCTCATCTACTGGGCCGAGGCCGAGCAGCTAAAAGAGGACCAGTGA
- a CDS encoding ribonuclease HI family protein, with product MSPQGLALTLHSDGGSRGNPGPAGAGAVLYDDQGDEVAALSRYLGSATNNEAEYQALLMGLAEAKRLGAGRLTVKMDSELIVRQLEGRYQVRAPGLKPMYAEAKRLLQGFAAVTILHVRREFNKRADELANQAMDRR from the coding sequence GTGAGCCCCCAGGGCCTCGCGCTGACCCTGCACAGCGACGGCGGCTCCCGGGGCAACCCCGGCCCCGCCGGAGCCGGGGCGGTGCTCTACGACGACCAGGGCGACGAGGTGGCGGCCCTCAGCCGCTACCTGGGCAGCGCCACCAACAACGAGGCCGAATACCAGGCCCTGCTCATGGGCCTGGCCGAGGCCAAGCGTTTGGGGGCCGGGCGGCTCACCGTGAAGATGGACTCCGAGCTGATCGTGCGCCAGTTGGAGGGTCGCTACCAGGTCAGGGCTCCCGGCCTCAAGCCCATGTACGCCGAGGCCAAGCGCCTGTTGCAGGGCTTCGCTGCGGTGACTATCTTGCACGTACGCCGCGAGTTCAACAAGCGGGCGGACGAGCTGGCCAATCAGGCCATGGATAGGCGCTAG
- a CDS encoding GNAT family N-acetyltransferase gives MKDNYRVRPAQLADADGLCRILESLGWFPHLDGSSQSRAGIIRQIALCLADYGHCLLVAQQPGAGLVGYVSLHRNPSLFLASPEVYLAELFVRPEARRHGVGTALLEEAEHWAQREGCSRMMLINNRQRQSYLDEFYAKRGWHEREDMANFVLPLHRPGESD, from the coding sequence ATGAAGGACAACTACCGAGTCAGGCCGGCTCAGCTCGCGGACGCCGATGGGCTGTGCCGCATCCTGGAGTCCCTGGGCTGGTTTCCCCATCTGGACGGCAGCAGCCAGAGCCGGGCGGGCATCATCCGTCAAATAGCCCTGTGCCTGGCCGACTACGGCCACTGCCTCTTGGTGGCCCAGCAGCCCGGCGCGGGCCTGGTGGGCTACGTGTCCCTGCACCGCAACCCCTCCCTGTTCCTCGCCTCGCCGGAGGTTTACCTGGCCGAGCTGTTCGTGCGCCCGGAGGCCAGAAGGCACGGAGTGGGCACCGCCCTGTTGGAAGAAGCGGAGCACTGGGCCCAGCGGGAGGGCTGCTCACGCATGATGCTGATCAACAACCGCCAGCGCCAATCCTACCTGGATGAGTTTTACGCCAAGCGGGGCTGGCACGAGCGCGAGGACATGGCCAACTTCGTGCTACCCCTGCACCGGCCGGGGGAAAGTGACTAG
- a CDS encoding ATP-grasp domain-containing protein, translating into MTRPLVIGARLRRYPQFTTLGPRPNLEDYSPQELELIRRAPVVFYPTEALAPQLAALGKRLFPSLACHLLEGDKIKQTTLFKLLGLPHPRTRVFYGSQRRDIAGHFAFPFVAKKPRASCRGRGVYLIENQAQLDAYLADNKVAYIQERLPIQRDIRVVLIGFEPVCAYWRVPPPGEWRSNVAQGAVVDFAGVPPRAVELAARLARAADLDEVGVDLAMVDGQALLLEFNVKYGRQGPALMGLDVVDYVAQGILAGKLPPPRE; encoded by the coding sequence GTGACTAGGCCGCTGGTCATCGGGGCGCGCCTTCGGCGCTATCCCCAATTCACCACCCTGGGGCCCCGCCCCAACCTGGAAGATTATTCCCCCCAAGAGCTGGAGTTGATCCGCCGGGCTCCGGTGGTCTTTTATCCCACCGAGGCCCTGGCCCCCCAGCTGGCCGCCCTGGGCAAGCGCCTGTTCCCTTCCCTGGCCTGCCACCTTCTGGAAGGCGACAAGATAAAACAGACCACCCTGTTCAAGCTGCTGGGCCTGCCCCACCCGCGCACCAGGGTCTTCTACGGCAGCCAGCGCCGGGACATCGCGGGCCACTTCGCTTTTCCCTTTGTGGCCAAGAAGCCCCGCGCCTCCTGCCGGGGCCGGGGGGTGTATCTCATCGAAAACCAGGCCCAGCTCGACGCCTATCTGGCGGACAACAAGGTGGCCTACATCCAGGAGCGCCTGCCCATCCAGCGTGACATCCGGGTGGTGCTCATCGGTTTCGAGCCGGTGTGCGCCTACTGGCGGGTGCCGCCGCCGGGAGAGTGGCGCAGCAACGTGGCCCAGGGAGCCGTGGTGGATTTCGCCGGGGTGCCGCCCCGGGCGGTGGAGTTGGCCGCGCGGCTGGCCCGGGCGGCGGACCTGGACGAGGTGGGGGTGGACCTGGCCATGGTGGACGGCCAAGCCCTTCTGCTAGAATTCAACGTGAAGTACGGCCGCCAAGGGCCCGCGCTGATGGGCTTGGACGTGGTGGATTACGTGGCCCAAGGCATATTGGCGGGCAAGCTGCCGCCTCCGAGGGAGTAG
- a CDS encoding acyloxyacyl hydrolase — MARSLFLPLFLVSCLLCSNVVPASAGVLGFNEWGLTAFGNVSMDTDDGDLYEAGMFADVAMPIWVRKDLRLDFRVEGQVGVFFDYDTGVEVAIVPALRLYLMCNDVFLPYVEAGAGPSYNTLDISELGLGFNFLSFGGLGLRFPLCEAMSLDVGYRWRHISNAGLDNQNQGVSSNQLLVGLAWAF, encoded by the coding sequence ATGGCTCGGAGCCTGTTCCTGCCCCTGTTCCTGGTGTCCTGCCTCCTGTGTTCAAACGTGGTTCCCGCTTCCGCCGGGGTCCTGGGTTTCAATGAGTGGGGCCTGACCGCCTTTGGCAACGTGTCCATGGATACCGACGACGGCGACCTTTACGAGGCGGGCATGTTCGCCGACGTGGCCATGCCGATTTGGGTAAGGAAGGATCTGCGCCTGGATTTTCGCGTGGAAGGCCAGGTGGGCGTTTTTTTTGATTACGACACCGGGGTGGAGGTGGCCATCGTCCCCGCCCTGCGTCTCTACCTCATGTGCAACGACGTGTTTCTGCCTTATGTGGAAGCCGGCGCCGGCCCCTCTTACAACACCCTGGATATAAGCGAGCTGGGCCTGGGTTTCAACTTCTTGTCCTTTGGCGGCCTGGGCCTGCGTTTTCCTCTGTGCGAGGCCATGAGCCTGGACGTGGGCTACCGCTGGCGCCATATCAGCAACGCCGGCCTGGACAACCAAAACCAGGGGGTGAGCAGCAACCAGCTCCTGGTGGGCCTGGCCTGGGCCTTCTAA
- a CDS encoding glycosyl transferase yields the protein MPEVHLEENPQNITSAQMVVAIPSYREAELIAYPTSQAAQGLKRFFGDKQGVIINCDNNSDDGTKEAFFGADTEDVPQIYLSTPPGVKGKGNNFNNLFRKVVELGAEAVVVVDADLKSITPQWIKHLGEPLFNEFGYVAPLYVRHKYDGTITNSIAYPLTRALYGRRVRQPIGGDFGFSGELARIYLASPTWTESVSHFGIDIWMTTLAMNNNIPICQAFMGRPKIHKPKDPGSDLGPMFSQVVGTIFDLMVQSAGYWMRVKWSKPTSIYGFGLGEVEMPPPVKVSQEKLAENFRSGMGRYRETWQQILTEPIFAKVEEVANLPAEQFDFPTQTWAKLLFDYAGAYNRKVMDSQQLLDSLIPLYFGKTLSYVRKTERMSVQQAEDFIENECMVFEETKPYLVDHWVA from the coding sequence ATGCCTGAGGTGCACCTAGAGGAAAACCCCCAGAACATAACTTCAGCCCAGATGGTGGTGGCCATCCCGTCTTACCGGGAAGCCGAACTCATCGCCTACCCCACCAGCCAGGCCGCCCAGGGCCTAAAGCGCTTTTTCGGCGACAAACAAGGCGTAATCATCAACTGCGACAACAACTCCGACGACGGCACCAAGGAGGCCTTCTTTGGCGCCGACACCGAGGACGTGCCCCAGATTTATCTTTCCACCCCCCCGGGGGTAAAAGGCAAGGGCAACAACTTCAACAACCTTTTTCGCAAGGTGGTGGAGTTGGGCGCCGAGGCGGTGGTGGTGGTGGACGCGGACCTCAAGTCCATCACTCCCCAATGGATCAAGCACCTGGGCGAGCCCCTGTTCAACGAGTTCGGTTACGTGGCTCCCCTGTACGTACGCCACAAGTACGACGGCACCATCACCAACTCCATCGCCTATCCCCTGACCCGGGCCCTGTATGGCCGGCGGGTGCGCCAGCCCATAGGCGGCGACTTCGGGTTCAGCGGAGAGCTGGCCCGCATCTACCTGGCCAGCCCCACCTGGACCGAGTCGGTGAGCCACTTCGGCATCGACATCTGGATGACCACCCTGGCCATGAACAACAACATCCCCATCTGCCAGGCCTTCATGGGCCGCCCCAAGATCCACAAGCCCAAGGACCCCGGCTCGGATCTGGGCCCCATGTTCAGCCAGGTGGTGGGAACCATCTTCGATCTCATGGTGCAAAGCGCCGGCTACTGGATGCGGGTGAAATGGTCCAAACCCACCTCCATCTACGGCTTCGGACTGGGCGAGGTGGAGATGCCGCCTCCCGTGAAGGTGAGCCAGGAAAAGCTGGCCGAGAATTTCCGGAGCGGCATGGGCCGCTACCGCGAGACCTGGCAACAAATCCTCACCGAGCCGATCTTCGCCAAGGTGGAGGAGGTGGCCAACCTGCCCGCCGAGCAGTTCGACTTTCCCACCCAAACCTGGGCCAAACTTCTTTTTGACTATGCCGGGGCATATAATAGAAAAGTAATGGACTCCCAGCAGCTGTTGGATTCGCTGATCCCGCTCTATTTCGGAAAGACCCTTTCCTATGTGCGCAAGACCGAGCGGATGAGCGTACAGCAGGCCGAGGATTTCATCGAAAACGAGTGCATGGTTTTCGAGGAAACCAAGCCCTACCTGGTGGACCACTGGGTGGCCTAA
- a CDS encoding response regulator, whose protein sequence is MAKILIVDDEEHIRFLYSEELADEGYEVATADSGYQLLERIEKEKPDLVVLDIKMVDYNGLDLLQDIRNKYYDLPVILCTAYDTFKEDMKSIAADFYVIKSFDLTELKNKIKMALETKLPEE, encoded by the coding sequence ATGGCCAAGATACTGATCGTCGATGACGAAGAGCATATCCGCTTTCTGTACTCCGAAGAGTTGGCCGACGAGGGCTACGAGGTGGCCACCGCCGACAGCGGCTATCAGCTCTTGGAGCGCATCGAAAAGGAAAAACCCGACTTGGTGGTTTTGGACATCAAGATGGTGGACTACAACGGGCTGGACCTGTTGCAGGACATCCGCAACAAATATTACGACCTCCCCGTGATCCTCTGCACCGCGTACGACACCTTCAAGGAGGACATGAAGTCCATAGCCGCGGACTTCTATGTGATCAAGTCCTTTGACCTCACCGAGTTGAAGAACAAGATCAAGATGGCCCTGGAGACCAAGCTGCCGGAAGAATAG
- a CDS encoding DVU0772 family protein → MLTLQEIRADQQLINEIDWEMTPEKAVSLYLEWGNGWNHGIRMVRSQDEESYYFVVYSWEDGPVLHFIRRNMGGAEELAVIALPEDLRDHFQETWGGHKGVYGLTPEIESWLKDELGATQH, encoded by the coding sequence ATGCTGACATTGCAGGAAATACGCGCGGACCAGCAATTGATCAACGAGATCGATTGGGAAATGACCCCGGAAAAGGCCGTGTCGTTATATTTGGAGTGGGGCAACGGTTGGAATCACGGGATACGCATGGTGCGCTCCCAGGATGAAGAATCTTACTATTTCGTGGTTTACTCTTGGGAAGACGGACCGGTGCTGCATTTCATCCGCCGCAACATGGGCGGAGCCGAGGAATTGGCGGTAATCGCCCTGCCTGAGGATTTGCGCGATCATTTCCAGGAAACTTGGGGTGGGCACAAGGGCGTGTACGGTCTGACGCCGGAGATCGAGTCCTGGCTCAAGGATGAGTTGGGCGCCACCCAACATTAA
- the lptG gene encoding LPS export ABC transporter permease LptG: MRILALYVAREFLKLFGFLVVGFVAIFTLFDFIEKVDNFIEAGVPASTMFSYFLLQVPEITGLMIPMAILMGSILSLGLMAKKNEIVAVKSAGISIFRFSLPILLLAMVLALGVALINEVVLPITKSRTNYIWTVRVEKQPGRLYQTEHFWFKGQNSIYQVGLYLPDSQSLAKVTCYRFDPEFNLSERIDAARARYIDGKWVFFNGLYQKRVPGGGYDVKIFDQLPLTLPEKPSDFAEMSKPSAEMSLGELARYVAKLQGQGFDPVRQRVDMQAKLSFPFVCLIMALIGIPLAMFKEKGRFLPSAIIIGLGVALMYWVSFSYVRSIFGYTGVLPPVLAVWLPNLFFGLFGVFMFTHVKQ, from the coding sequence GTGCGCATTCTAGCCCTATACGTGGCCCGCGAGTTCCTCAAGCTGTTCGGCTTTTTGGTGGTCGGCTTCGTGGCCATCTTCACGCTGTTCGATTTCATCGAAAAGGTGGACAACTTCATAGAGGCGGGGGTGCCCGCCTCCACCATGTTCAGCTATTTCCTGCTCCAGGTGCCGGAGATCACCGGTCTGATGATCCCCATGGCCATCCTCATGGGCAGCATCCTGTCCCTGGGCCTCATGGCCAAGAAAAACGAGATCGTGGCCGTCAAGTCCGCCGGCATCAGCATCTTCCGCTTCAGCCTGCCCATCCTGCTCTTGGCCATGGTCCTGGCCCTGGGGGTGGCCTTGATCAACGAGGTGGTGCTGCCCATCACCAAGAGCCGCACCAACTACATCTGGACCGTGCGGGTGGAAAAGCAGCCGGGCCGGCTGTACCAGACCGAGCATTTCTGGTTCAAGGGGCAGAACTCCATCTACCAGGTGGGGCTGTACCTGCCCGACAGCCAGAGCCTGGCCAAAGTCACCTGCTACCGCTTCGACCCGGAGTTCAACCTCAGCGAGCGCATCGACGCCGCGCGGGCCCGTTACATCGACGGCAAGTGGGTGTTTTTCAACGGCCTGTACCAGAAGCGGGTGCCGGGCGGCGGCTACGACGTCAAGATATTCGACCAACTGCCCCTGACTCTGCCGGAGAAGCCATCCGACTTCGCCGAAATGAGCAAGCCCAGCGCTGAGATGAGCCTGGGCGAGTTGGCCCGCTACGTGGCCAAGCTGCAAGGGCAGGGCTTTGACCCCGTGCGCCAAAGGGTGGACATGCAGGCCAAGCTGTCGTTCCCCTTTGTGTGCCTGATCATGGCCCTGATCGGTATCCCGTTGGCCATGTTCAAGGAAAAGGGCCGTTTTTTGCCTTCGGCCATCATCATCGGGCTGGGGGTGGCCCTGATGTATTGGGTGAGCTTCAGCTACGTGCGCAGCATATTCGGATATACGGGGGTGTTGCCGCCAGTGCTGGCCGTCTGGCTGCCCAACCTGTTCTTCGGCCTGTTCGGGGTGTTCATGTTCACCCACGTCAAACAGTAA
- the lptF gene encoding LPS export ABC transporter permease LptF encodes MFKARIIHRYILFEMLSPYFVSLGVFTFVLLMAKIMELTDLVVSRGVGLDVVGRLLMYTMPYFLVFTIPMATLLGVLIGFLRLSSDNEVVALKAAGISLTKLLPPVAALALFSWLVTSMLALWALPWGNNRFENLIYQVASTQAELALKEGSFIDTFPNLVIYIDKLPGGGVLKDVFIVDQRDKKKQHTIVAKRGKFFPAKKGKLTLRLYEGGIYAVDPQRKSPQTAAFETYDITLNAGAFVAKQRKEKHEKEMYVTELLAAMGKVNPDSKEYYLLDMELQKKFSLPFACLVMALIGLPLGIGSKSGRSWGVAVALIVFLAYYLLLSAAWSFGEGGYYPPVVGMWVPNIVFALVGVLMFRQALHEAPIPLLDKLDRLPELIRRLRHRGQDEATED; translated from the coding sequence ATGTTCAAGGCAAGGATAATCCACCGCTATATCCTTTTTGAGATGCTCTCGCCCTACTTCGTGAGCTTGGGGGTTTTTACCTTCGTCTTGCTCATGGCCAAGATCATGGAGCTCACCGACCTGGTGGTGAGCCGGGGCGTGGGCCTGGACGTGGTGGGCCGCCTGCTCATGTACACCATGCCTTACTTCCTGGTGTTCACCATCCCCATGGCCACCTTGCTGGGGGTGCTCATCGGGTTTTTGCGCCTGTCGTCCGACAACGAGGTGGTGGCCCTCAAGGCCGCCGGCATCAGCCTTACCAAGCTGCTGCCCCCGGTGGCCGCCCTGGCCCTGTTCTCCTGGCTGGTCACCAGCATGCTGGCCCTGTGGGCCCTGCCCTGGGGCAACAACCGCTTCGAAAACCTGATCTACCAGGTGGCCTCCACCCAGGCCGAGCTGGCCCTCAAGGAAGGCTCCTTTATCGACACCTTCCCCAACCTGGTGATCTACATCGACAAGCTGCCCGGCGGCGGAGTGCTCAAGGACGTGTTCATCGTGGACCAGCGCGACAAGAAAAAGCAGCACACCATCGTGGCCAAGCGGGGCAAGTTTTTCCCGGCCAAAAAGGGCAAGCTGACCCTGCGCCTGTACGAGGGGGGCATCTACGCGGTGGACCCGCAGCGTAAATCGCCCCAGACCGCCGCCTTCGAGACCTATGACATCACCTTGAACGCCGGGGCCTTCGTGGCCAAGCAGCGCAAGGAAAAGCACGAGAAGGAGATGTACGTCACCGAGTTGTTGGCGGCCATGGGCAAGGTGAACCCCGATTCCAAGGAGTACTACCTCCTGGATATGGAGCTGCAAAAGAAGTTCAGCCTGCCCTTCGCCTGTCTGGTCATGGCGCTCATCGGCCTGCCCCTGGGCATAGGCTCCAAGAGCGGCCGCTCCTGGGGGGTGGCCGTGGCCCTGATCGTGTTCCTGGCCTATTATCTGCTGCTCTCGGCGGCCTGGTCCTTTGGCGAGGGCGGTTACTACCCGCCCGTCGTGGGCATGTGGGTGCCCAACATCGTCTTCGCCCTGGTGGGCGTATTGATGTTCCGCCAGGCCCTGCACGAAGCCCCCATCCCCCTGCTGGACAAACTGGACCGTCTGCCGGAGCTTATCCGCCGCTTGCGCCACCGGGGCCAAGACGAAGCCACGGAGGACTGA